One genomic segment of Erysipelotrichaceae bacterium 66202529 includes these proteins:
- a CDS encoding MarR family transcriptional regulator gives MKTAFHFMMFKTFHAQRNRIRQNMQEFGLSPGQPKVLRYVAANKNCMLKDIAAACDVECATVSRILNNLEEQKMLKRHVVETNKRALSMQILPKGEQALTAWETHCHQVEEESLQGFSEEEKEQFREYLGRMYHNLTGKTLE, from the coding sequence ATGAAAACAGCATTTCACTTTATGATGTTTAAAACATTTCATGCACAGAGAAACCGGATTCGCCAGAATATGCAGGAATTTGGTTTATCTCCTGGTCAGCCAAAGGTCTTACGGTATGTGGCAGCAAACAAGAATTGTATGCTGAAGGATATCGCGGCAGCCTGTGATGTGGAATGTGCGACAGTGTCCCGTATACTTAATAATCTGGAGGAGCAAAAAATGCTGAAGCGCCATGTTGTGGAGACCAATAAGCGCGCGCTTTCCATGCAGATTCTTCCTAAGGGAGAACAGGCGCTGACGGCCTGGGAAACACATTGCCATCAGGTCGAGGAGGAGTCTCTGCAGGGCTTCAGCGAAGAAGAAAAAGAGCAGTTCCGGGAATATCTGGGAAGAATGTATCATAATCTGACTGGTAAAACACTGGAATAA
- a CDS encoding ATP-binding cassette domain-containing protein, whose product MLKRMWPYMSRYKKYLAISCLCVVAETVFELIIPIIMADIIDVGVANADKNYILIKGAQMIICALLALVLGILYARYAATAGQGFGAELRKDEFAKVQSFSFANTDHFSTSSLITRLTSDVTILQTAISNGVRPIVRSPVMLLTALFLTFTINAQLAIVFLIAIPILGISLFIIVHKVGPLYRLMQASIDKVNTIVQENLNAIRVVKSYVRGSYEEEKFEKVNNSLRSASEHAFRTSVWNLPLFQLVMYTTVVCIIWFGGNMIFAGTMKVGELTGFLSYVLQILNSLMMISNVFLMLTRSIASGERILEVLDEEVDIRDLPQAAAAVQGGEIDFDHVYFKYKEDAEEYVLSDITLHIDRGSTVGILGGTGSAKTTLVQLIPRLYDVSDGEIRIDGRSVKEYPVEHLRDAVGMVLQKNTLFSGTIRDNLLWGDENASDEDIAWACHIACVDEFIKSFPKGYDTDLGQGGVNVSGGQKQRLCIARALLKRPKVLIFDDSTSAVDTATEASIREGLASLKDTTKIIIAQRVTSVQHADQIIILDDGRIHAIGTHESLLEQDPIYQDIYYSQQEGAGL is encoded by the coding sequence ATGTTAAAACGAATGTGGCCCTATATGAGCCGATATAAAAAATATCTGGCAATCAGTTGTCTTTGTGTTGTTGCGGAGACTGTCTTTGAGCTGATTATACCGATTATTATGGCGGATATCATCGATGTCGGCGTGGCAAATGCAGATAAAAATTACATTCTGATCAAGGGAGCGCAGATGATTATCTGTGCCCTGCTTGCGCTGGTATTGGGAATCTTATATGCGCGTTATGCCGCAACTGCAGGACAGGGCTTTGGTGCAGAGCTGCGCAAGGATGAATTTGCGAAGGTGCAGAGCTTTTCCTTTGCGAATACGGATCACTTTTCCACATCCTCACTGATTACCAGACTGACAAGTGATGTGACCATATTGCAGACAGCAATCAGCAATGGCGTCCGCCCAATTGTCCGCTCACCTGTAATGCTGCTTACTGCACTTTTTCTGACCTTTACCATCAATGCTCAGCTCGCCATCGTATTTCTGATAGCTATTCCGATTCTGGGCATCTCTTTGTTTATCATTGTGCATAAAGTCGGCCCGCTGTATCGTTTAATGCAGGCATCCATTGATAAGGTGAATACCATTGTACAGGAAAATCTGAATGCTATCCGGGTTGTGAAATCGTATGTGCGCGGCAGCTATGAGGAGGAGAAGTTTGAGAAGGTCAATAACAGTCTGCGTTCAGCAAGTGAGCATGCATTTCGCACCTCTGTATGGAATTTACCTCTGTTCCAGCTGGTTATGTATACGACAGTTGTATGTATTATCTGGTTTGGCGGTAACATGATTTTTGCAGGAACGATGAAGGTTGGGGAGCTGACCGGATTTTTAAGCTATGTATTACAGATTTTAAACTCCCTGATGATGATCAGTAACGTATTTCTGATGCTGACAAGATCGATTGCCAGTGGGGAGCGTATCCTTGAGGTTTTGGATGAGGAAGTGGATATTCGTGATCTTCCCCAGGCAGCTGCGGCAGTACAGGGTGGAGAAATAGATTTTGACCATGTGTATTTTAAATATAAGGAGGATGCCGAGGAATATGTATTAAGTGATATCACACTGCATATAGACAGGGGGAGTACGGTTGGCATCCTGGGAGGAACTGGCTCTGCAAAGACAACCCTGGTTCAGCTGATACCAAGACTCTATGATGTCAGTGATGGAGAAATCAGGATTGATGGGCGAAGTGTAAAGGAATACCCCGTAGAACATCTGCGCGATGCTGTAGGCATGGTACTTCAGAAAAACACACTGTTTAGTGGAACGATTCGTGATAATTTGTTGTGGGGAGATGAAAATGCGAGCGATGAGGATATTGCGTGGGCATGTCATATTGCCTGCGTAGACGAGTTTATTAAAAGCTTTCCAAAGGGGTATGATACAGATCTTGGACAGGGTGGTGTCAATGTTTCCGGTGGGCAAAAGCAGCGGCTGTGTATTGCCAGAGCATTGCTGAAGCGACCAAAGGTTTTAATTTTTGATGATTCCACAAGTGCGGTGGATACGGCGACGGAGGCCAGTATCCGGGAAGGTCTTGCTTCCTTAAAGGATACGACGAAAATCATTATTGCACAGCGTGTTACCTCTGTTCAGCATGCTGATCAAATCATTATTCTGGATGATGGAAGAATTCATGCGATTGGTACCCATGAGAGTCTGCTGGAACAGGATCCAATCTATCAGGATATTTATTACTCACAACAGGAAGGAGCTGGTCTATAA
- a CDS encoding ATP-binding cassette domain-containing protein, whose translation MARQITGKKPKNMKKTIRTFLRYLGNHTFALLFVGVLVIVSAGANLYGTYLLNPIIDNYILPHDYDGLAAAILFMALMYAGGVVCTAIYKQLMTHTAQSIVKEIREDLFSKMQKLPLRFFDSNTHGDVMSHFTNDLDTVQDALNNCFDNLIQSFVMITGTLLAIFILNWKLSLIVMVFMVIMYLMIQYFSKKSKYYFSHQQAAMGKLNGFIEEMVDGVKVVKVFNHEKQNYEEFERRNERLREASTEALTYSGRTIPTVVSISYFNYAIVACIGGFFAIGGEIGLGALASYLVYVRQTAMPINQFTQQLNFILAAMAGAERIFDMMEECEEVDEGHVTLTRIRKHEDGSLHECQEYTGHWAWRHPHEDGSVDLVELCGDVRFHDVIFGYDPGVPVLKGINLYAKPGQKIAFVGSTGAGKTTITNLINRFYDIESGSITYDGIDVKLIRKDDLRRSISIVLQDTHLFTGTIADNIRYGNLHADMDDVIQAAKLANAHSFIKRLPKGYDTMLSGDGANLSQGQRQLLAIARAAIANPPVLILDEATSSIDTRTEKLIEKGMDRLMENRTVFVIAHRLSTVRNSNAIMVLDHGEIIERGSHDELLADKGRYYQLYTGQFELD comes from the coding sequence ATGGCAAGGCAGATCACAGGCAAAAAGCCGAAGAATATGAAAAAAACAATACGGACTTTTCTTCGTTATCTGGGTAATCATACATTTGCTCTGTTGTTTGTCGGTGTGCTGGTAATTGTTAGTGCAGGTGCAAATCTGTATGGAACCTATCTATTGAATCCTATCATAGATAACTATATACTTCCACATGATTATGACGGTCTGGCAGCAGCTATTTTGTTTATGGCACTCATGTATGCAGGTGGTGTAGTGTGTACAGCAATATATAAGCAGCTGATGACACATACAGCACAAAGCATTGTTAAAGAAATTCGGGAGGATCTGTTTTCCAAAATGCAGAAGCTGCCGCTTCGTTTCTTTGATTCGAATACGCATGGGGATGTCATGAGCCATTTTACAAATGATTTAGATACGGTACAGGATGCATTGAATAACTGCTTTGATAATCTGATTCAAAGCTTTGTAATGATAACAGGAACGTTGCTTGCTATTTTTATTCTGAATTGGAAGCTGTCACTGATTGTCATGGTCTTTATGGTGATCATGTATCTGATGATTCAGTATTTCAGTAAGAAGAGCAAATATTATTTTTCTCATCAGCAGGCTGCGATGGGAAAGCTGAACGGCTTTATTGAAGAAATGGTAGATGGTGTAAAGGTAGTTAAGGTATTCAATCATGAGAAACAGAACTACGAGGAGTTTGAGCGCCGAAATGAGCGACTGCGCGAGGCGAGCACGGAGGCGTTAACGTATTCGGGAAGAACTATTCCAACGGTTGTCAGTATTTCATATTTCAATTATGCGATCGTTGCATGTATCGGCGGCTTCTTTGCGATAGGTGGGGAAATCGGGCTGGGGGCTTTAGCCTCTTATCTTGTATATGTGCGGCAGACCGCTATGCCAATCAATCAGTTTACGCAGCAGCTGAATTTTATTTTGGCTGCCATGGCTGGTGCAGAGCGTATTTTCGATATGATGGAGGAATGTGAGGAAGTGGATGAGGGACATGTAACGCTGACGCGTATCCGTAAACATGAGGATGGTAGCCTTCATGAATGTCAGGAATATACCGGACACTGGGCTTGGCGGCATCCGCATGAGGATGGCAGTGTGGATCTGGTTGAGCTGTGTGGGGATGTGCGTTTTCATGATGTGATTTTTGGTTATGATCCAGGCGTTCCTGTTTTAAAGGGTATCAATTTGTATGCGAAGCCCGGTCAGAAAATCGCATTTGTAGGCAGTACCGGTGCCGGTAAAACAACGATTACCAATCTGATCAATCGCTTTTATGATATAGAAAGCGGCAGTATCACGTATGATGGTATTGATGTAAAGCTGATTCGTAAGGATGATTTACGCCGCTCTATTTCCATTGTATTGCAGGATACTCATTTATTTACCGGAACGATCGCAGATAATATACGTTATGGTAATCTGCATGCGGATATGGATGATGTAATTCAGGCTGCCAAGCTGGCGAACGCACATAGCTTTATCAAGCGGCTTCCAAAGGGGTATGATACCATGCTAAGTGGCGATGGAGCCAATCTTTCACAGGGACAGCGACAGCTGCTGGCCATTGCTCGGGCTGCTATTGCCAATCCTCCTGTATTGATTTTGGATGAGGCTACAAGCTCGATTGATACACGTACGGAAAAGCTGATTGAGAAGGGGATGGATCGTCTGATGGAAAACCGGACAGTCTTCGTTATAGCACACCGGCTATCTACTGTGCGTAATTCCAATGCGATTATGGTTCTGGATCATGGAGAAATCATTGAGCGTGGAAGTCATGATGAGCTGCTTGCAGATAAAGGAAGATATTATCAGCTTTATACGGGTCAGTTTGAATTGGATTAA
- a CDS encoding DegV family EDD domain-containing protein, whose translation MNKEKIAVLVDTCCDVPQTFVEQYHMYVIPLKVIYKDAEYLDGVDITPEQVYQGLEKEVPKTSLPNGEQINQIFDQIRTDGYEKVIAITLSSGLSGTNNMIHLIADQIPDLDVFIMDTKNISIGGGFHAIQAARYIEEGLSFEEIKEKLMRGIAQCKVFFVVKTLEYLQKGGRIGLVASLFGNALNLKPIISCNDEGIYYTVAKVRGRRQSITKTKDLALEFAKGHHRYNIAIMHGDAQEVAEEIRDCIMDRLPGTDVFIMKQVSPVLGVHTGPGTLGICVQILD comes from the coding sequence ATGAATAAAGAAAAAATTGCTGTCCTCGTCGATACCTGCTGCGATGTTCCTCAGACATTTGTTGAGCAGTACCATATGTATGTTATACCGTTAAAGGTTATTTATAAGGATGCTGAGTATCTGGATGGCGTGGATATTACACCGGAGCAGGTATATCAGGGACTTGAAAAAGAGGTGCCAAAGACATCGCTGCCTAATGGTGAGCAAATCAATCAGATATTTGATCAAATACGCACTGACGGGTATGAAAAGGTAATTGCAATTACCTTATCAAGTGGCCTCAGCGGAACAAATAATATGATTCATCTGATTGCGGATCAGATACCGGATTTGGATGTCTTTATTATGGATACAAAGAATATCTCGATTGGTGGTGGTTTTCATGCAATACAGGCAGCCCGTTATATAGAAGAAGGATTGTCCTTTGAAGAAATCAAAGAAAAGCTTATGCGTGGCATTGCGCAGTGTAAGGTTTTCTTTGTTGTAAAGACACTGGAGTATTTACAGAAAGGCGGCAGAATTGGTCTGGTTGCTTCTCTTTTTGGGAATGCATTAAATCTGAAGCCTATTATTTCCTGTAATGATGAAGGTATTTATTATACAGTTGCCAAGGTAAGGGGAAGACGGCAATCCATAACAAAAACAAAGGATTTAGCTTTGGAGTTTGCGAAAGGGCACCATCGGTATAATATTGCGATTATGCATGGAGATGCGCAGGAGGTTGCTGAAGAAATTCGTGATTGTATTATGGATAGACTTCCTGGGACCGATGTATTTATCATGAAGCAGGTTTCACCAGTACTTGGGGTGCATACCGGCCCGGGTACACTGGGAATCTGCGTACAGATTCTGGATTGA
- the rplM gene encoding 50S ribosomal protein L13 has protein sequence MRQTTFAKPAEVERTWYVVDGTGKTLGRLATEVASVLRGKHKPTYTPNVDCGDFVIVTNADKIELTGNKLDTKKYYNHSGYAGGLRTRTARVMKDNYTVEWVERAIYGMLPHTKLGDKMRRHLFVYEGSEHPHTAQKPVELKIKG, from the coding sequence ATGCGCCAAACAACATTTGCAAAACCTGCTGAAGTTGAACGTACTTGGTACGTTGTTGACGGAACGGGTAAGACATTAGGTCGTTTAGCTACAGAAGTAGCATCAGTATTAAGAGGTAAACACAAACCTACTTACACACCAAACGTAGACTGTGGTGATTTCGTTATCGTTACAAACGCTGACAAAATCGAACTTACAGGAAACAAGCTGGACACTAAAAAATACTACAACCACTCTGGTTATGCAGGAGGACTTCGTACGCGTACAGCACGTGTTATGAAGGATAACTATACTGTAGAATGGGTCGAAAGAGCTATTTACGGTATGTTGCCTCATACAAAACTGGGTGACAAAATGCGTAGACATCTGTTTGTTTACGAAGGTAGTGAACATCCACACACAGCTCAGAAACCAGTAGAGCTGAAGATCAAGGGTTAG
- the rpsI gene encoding 30S ribosomal protein S9 encodes MAAKKNTVTYNGTGRRKTSVARVFMTPGSGNISVNGKTLEEYLPLETLRMVVRSPLELTETLGQFDIKINVQGGGYTGQAGAMRHGITRALMEASADYRPALKAAGFVTRDSRMKERKKYGLKAARRAPQFSKR; translated from the coding sequence ATGGCAGCTAAGAAAAATACAGTAACTTACAATGGTACAGGACGCCGTAAAACTTCTGTTGCTCGTGTCTTTATGACTCCGGGTAGTGGTAACATCTCTGTTAATGGTAAAACATTAGAGGAGTATTTGCCACTGGAAACTTTACGTATGGTTGTTCGTTCACCACTTGAATTAACAGAAACTTTAGGTCAGTTTGATATTAAAATCAACGTGCAAGGTGGAGGTTATACAGGTCAGGCTGGTGCAATGCGTCATGGTATCACACGTGCTTTAATGGAAGCTAGTGCTGATTACCGTCCTGCATTGAAAGCAGCAGGATTTGTAACACGTGATTCCCGTATGAAGGAACGTAAGAAATACGGTCTGAAAGCGGCACGTCGTGCACCTCAGTTCTCAAAGAGATAG
- the tgt gene encoding tRNA guanosine(34) transglycosylase Tgt, producing the protein MTKYKNNNTFSFEITKRIPGKLGRAGIIHTPHGDIKTPAFMCVGTKGEVKFVSMKDMYQINAQAMLSNGYHLRNTSFEIADNGGLAQWSGWDGPTLTDSGGFQVMSLGSGMGKVVSMKRENAVINADPKDRLAHVSEDGVKFHDPFTDEEDFIGPEESMQIQCRIGADIHMAYDELTSLADSYEYNVEALARTERWAIRSLEEHKKHCDDLGYHQSLYGVLQGGRWEDLRRSTSKKFANMDFDGYGLGGAFLKESLGEILRWCCEELPETKPRHLLGLSHPDDILIGTEMGADTFDCVAPTREARHGKLYTKYGTFNLAKFTDSPLAIDENCDCPTCKAGWTRGQLRVLWKSENSEDREKYFNLASMHNLRFIIRLTEDIRKAILEDRFEEFKESFLKNYYPKK; encoded by the coding sequence ATGACGAAGTATAAGAATAACAACACATTTAGTTTTGAAATTACAAAAAGGATTCCAGGTAAGCTTGGACGCGCCGGTATCATACACACACCGCATGGGGATATTAAAACTCCTGCATTTATGTGCGTTGGTACAAAAGGCGAAGTAAAATTTGTATCCATGAAGGATATGTATCAGATAAATGCACAGGCCATGCTTAGTAATGGATATCATTTACGGAATACTTCCTTTGAAATTGCTGATAATGGAGGACTAGCTCAATGGTCAGGCTGGGATGGCCCGACTTTAACGGATTCTGGTGGTTTTCAAGTTATGTCACTGGGCTCTGGAATGGGTAAAGTTGTCAGTATGAAACGGGAAAATGCAGTAATCAATGCAGATCCTAAGGATCGTCTGGCTCACGTAAGTGAAGATGGTGTCAAGTTTCATGATCCCTTCACTGATGAGGAGGATTTCATAGGCCCTGAGGAATCTATGCAGATACAGTGCCGTATTGGTGCTGATATCCATATGGCGTATGATGAACTGACATCCTTAGCCGATAGCTATGAATATAACGTTGAAGCCTTGGCTCGAACAGAGCGCTGGGCTATTCGTAGTCTGGAAGAACATAAAAAGCATTGTGATGATCTTGGCTATCATCAGTCCTTATATGGAGTTTTGCAAGGAGGACGCTGGGAAGACCTGCGCCGGTCAACCTCCAAAAAATTCGCTAACATGGATTTTGACGGCTATGGATTAGGTGGAGCATTTCTAAAGGAAAGTCTTGGTGAAATTTTGCGATGGTGCTGCGAGGAGCTTCCGGAAACCAAACCACGGCATCTGCTTGGTTTATCTCATCCTGATGATATCCTGATTGGAACTGAGATGGGTGCTGATACATTTGATTGTGTAGCTCCTACGCGGGAAGCAAGACATGGGAAGCTATATACAAAATACGGTACCTTCAATTTAGCGAAATTCACAGATAGTCCGCTGGCGATTGATGAGAATTGTGATTGTCCTACCTGTAAAGCCGGCTGGACACGTGGGCAGCTTCGTGTATTGTGGAAATCAGAGAATAGTGAAGATAGAGAAAAATATTTCAACCTGGCGTCCATGCACAACTTGCGCTTTATCATTCGCCTTACAGAGGATATACGAAAAGCCATTCTTGAGGATCGATTCGAAGAATTTAAAGAGAGCTTTTTGAAAAATTATTATCCCAAAAAATAA
- a CDS encoding queuosine precursor transporter, translating into MSNFKLKLLIYFAAVSASALLISNLAAVKLWNFFGIAVDGGVVVFPITYIIGDLIVEFYGKKNAKNIILAGFFINILAIIVFYIVIALPPYDGWTMQNALASVLGFTPRIIIGSLSAYVCSNILNNYIFTKMKTGNGLFASSFIARALGSSAFAHIIDCVIFETVAFIGVLTFKEFLAQAAFAYVIGIGFEILFSPMEAWIAEKLRGKMTNDEV; encoded by the coding sequence ATGTCAAATTTTAAATTAAAGCTTTTAATATATTTCGCAGCAGTTTCTGCGAGTGCGCTGCTGATTTCAAATCTGGCAGCAGTTAAGCTATGGAATTTTTTTGGTATCGCAGTTGATGGAGGTGTGGTAGTGTTCCCGATTACGTATATCATCGGGGATTTGATTGTTGAATTTTATGGGAAAAAGAACGCCAAAAATATTATCCTAGCCGGATTTTTTATAAATATACTTGCAATTATTGTATTCTATATCGTGATTGCATTACCACCCTATGACGGTTGGACTATGCAGAACGCACTGGCAAGTGTGCTTGGATTCACACCACGTATTATTATAGGATCACTAAGTGCCTATGTTTGTTCAAATATCTTAAACAATTATATTTTCACAAAGATGAAAACCGGAAACGGTCTGTTCGCTTCCAGTTTTATCGCCCGTGCTTTGGGTTCTTCCGCCTTTGCACATATTATCGATTGTGTCATATTTGAGACAGTTGCCTTTATTGGTGTTCTAACCTTTAAAGAATTTTTGGCACAGGCAGCATTTGCCTATGTTATTGGAATTGGCTTTGAGATCTTGTTCTCACCAATGGAAGCATGGATTGCAGAAAAGTTAAGAGGTAAAATGACAAATGACGAAGTATAA